In the Phaeobacter gallaeciensis genome, one interval contains:
- a CDS encoding ArsR/SmtB family transcription factor yields MTNRADLDTVFAALADPTRRAILTMLLEDDMAVTDVADPFEMSLAAISKHLTILTRAGLIAQEKRGRVKWCKLQPDALRSASVWMQGFGQFEPVNLDAFERFLATELGSDTAEASE; encoded by the coding sequence GTGACTAACCGCGCCGATCTCGATACCGTCTTTGCCGCTCTCGCCGATCCCACCCGGCGGGCGATCCTGACCATGTTGCTCGAAGACGACATGGCCGTCACTGATGTGGCCGATCCTTTCGAGATGTCTTTGGCTGCGATTTCCAAGCACCTGACCATTCTGACCCGGGCCGGGCTCATCGCGCAGGAAAAACGCGGCCGGGTGAAATGGTGCAAGCTGCAACCTGACGCCCTGCGCAGCGCCTCGGTCTGGATGCAGGGTTTTGGCCAGTTCGAGCCGGTGAACCTTGATGCCTTTGAACGGTTTCTCGCCACCGAACTCGGCAGCGATACGGCAGAGGCCAGCGAATAA
- the bluB gene encoding 5,6-dimethylbenzimidazole synthase, with amino-acid sequence MTLRKTRDQGAFPEGFRSELDRLMRLRRDVRRFRRDPVDEAVLARCLSAFLLAPSVGLSEPWRVLRIESDTARAAALENFKAANAEALQGYSGAQAERYAGLKLSGMQEAPVQLAIYCDDATSKGHGLGAGSMPEMRRYSVVCAITLFWLSLRAEGLGLGWVSVLDPEQLNRDLKAPEGWQLIGYFCIGHPEVTEDETPELEQQGWESRRDGLPVETR; translated from the coding sequence ATGACGCTGCGAAAGACCCGTGATCAGGGCGCCTTCCCTGAGGGCTTTCGCAGCGAATTGGACCGGTTGATGCGGCTTCGGCGCGATGTGCGCCGTTTCCGCAGGGACCCTGTGGACGAGGCAGTGCTTGCGCGCTGCCTCTCTGCGTTTCTGCTGGCGCCTTCGGTGGGGCTCAGCGAACCCTGGCGCGTTCTACGTATCGAAAGCGATACCGCCCGCGCCGCAGCCCTTGAGAATTTCAAGGCCGCCAACGCCGAAGCGTTGCAAGGCTACTCTGGCGCACAAGCCGAACGTTACGCCGGGCTGAAACTCTCGGGCATGCAGGAGGCGCCGGTGCAACTGGCGATCTATTGCGACGATGCCACCAGCAAGGGGCACGGTCTGGGCGCAGGCAGCATGCCGGAAATGCGGCGTTATTCCGTGGTCTGCGCCATCACCCTGTTCTGGCTGTCGCTGCGCGCCGAAGGGTTGGGCCTTGGCTGGGTCTCGGTGCTGGATCCCGAGCAGCTGAACCGCGATCTGAAGGCCCCGGAAGGTTGGCAGCTGATCGGCTATTTCTGCATTGGCCACCCCGAAGTCACCGAGGACGAGACCCCGGAACTGGAACAGCAAGGCTGGGAAAGCCGCCGGGACGGCCTGCCGGTCGAAACCCGCTGA
- a CDS encoding F0F1 ATP synthase subunit B', which translates to MASNTQEAAHGAADAAHGSAPGMPQLDFSTFGNQIFWLAVALVVIYLILSRVALPRIAAVLAERQGTITNDLAAAEDLKAKAVEAENAYNKALADARAEAQRIAAETRAEIQADLNDAIAKADAQIAEKAAESEKAIAEIKAGALESVKVVATDTAEALVAALGGKADAKAVSAAVDERMKG; encoded by the coding sequence ATGGCATCAAATACGCAAGAGGCAGCACACGGCGCGGCGGACGCAGCGCACGGGTCTGCACCGGGCATGCCGCAACTGGATTTCTCGACCTTCGGAAACCAGATCTTCTGGCTCGCCGTTGCGCTGGTCGTGATCTACCTCATTCTGTCGCGCGTGGCTCTGCCCCGCATTGCGGCGGTACTGGCGGAACGCCAGGGAACGATCACCAATGACCTCGCCGCGGCTGAAGATCTGAAAGCCAAAGCGGTCGAGGCCGAAAACGCATATAACAAGGCTCTGGCCGACGCACGCGCCGAGGCGCAGCGCATCGCCGCAGAGACCCGCGCGGAAATTCAGGCTGATCTGAACGATGCAATCGCCAAGGCGGATGCACAGATCGCCGAGAAGGCCGCCGAGTCCGAAAAGGCCATCGCAGAGATCAAAGCCGGCGCGCTGGAAAGCGTGAAGGTTGTGGCGACCGACACCGCAGAGGCGCTGGTTGCAGCCCTGGGCGGCAAGGCGGACGCGAAAGCGGTATCGGCTGCGGTCGATGAACGGATGAAAGGATAA
- a CDS encoding DMT family transporter, producing MGGLTPALRGHIAMLLFSALVAGSFSLGVMVANEIAPAALNAARFALAAVLIGAVALGTRKFRASHFRAPWRFLVLGGLFAAYFVLMFYGLKTADPVSASAVFTLTPVMSGVFGWILLRQVTTPRMALALAIGATGALWVIFRADWSAFTAFEIGQGEMIYFIGCVSHAVYTPMVRKLNRGEPAVVFTFGMLIAGGVILTVFGWNDIRSTDWMNLPGIVWIGLFYLAIFASATTFVLLQYATLHLPSAKVMAYTYLTPSWVIVWEIALGRPVPSGLLLVGIALTVIALVLLLEDDAKPARAPT from the coding sequence ATGGGTGGCCTGACCCCGGCGCTGCGCGGCCACATCGCCATGCTTTTGTTTTCGGCTCTGGTGGCGGGGTCTTTCTCGCTTGGGGTCATGGTTGCCAATGAAATCGCCCCGGCGGCGCTCAACGCGGCGCGGTTTGCCCTTGCGGCGGTGCTGATCGGCGCTGTGGCGCTCGGCACGCGGAAGTTCCGCGCCAGCCATTTTCGCGCTCCATGGCGGTTCCTGGTGCTGGGCGGACTGTTCGCGGCCTATTTTGTGCTGATGTTCTATGGGCTGAAGACAGCGGATCCGGTCAGCGCCTCAGCGGTCTTTACCCTGACCCCGGTGATGAGCGGCGTCTTCGGCTGGATCCTGCTGCGGCAGGTGACAACGCCGCGTATGGCGCTGGCGCTGGCCATCGGAGCCACTGGCGCGCTCTGGGTCATCTTCCGCGCCGATTGGTCCGCCTTCACCGCCTTTGAGATCGGCCAGGGAGAGATGATCTATTTCATCGGCTGTGTCTCGCACGCGGTCTATACCCCCATGGTGCGCAAGCTGAACCGGGGCGAGCCTGCGGTGGTCTTTACCTTCGGGATGCTGATCGCTGGCGGGGTGATCCTGACCGTCTTTGGCTGGAACGATATCCGCAGCACGGATTGGATGAACCTGCCGGGCATTGTCTGGATCGGACTTTTCTATCTGGCGATCTTTGCCAGCGCGACGACCTTTGTCCTGCTGCAATACGCAACCCTGCACCTGCCCTCGGCCAAGGTCATGGCTTATACTTATCTGACGCCCAGCTGGGTGATTGTCTGGGAAATTGCGTTGGGGCGTCCGGTGCCATCTGGGCTGTTGCTGGTAGGGATCGCTCTGACGGTCATCGCGCTGGTGCTGTTGCTGGAAGATGACGCGAAACCGGCCCGCGCCCCGACCTGA
- the rpsP gene encoding 30S ribosomal protein S16 — protein MAMKIRLARGGSKKRPFYRIVAADSRMPRDGRFIEKLGTYNPLLPKDSEERVKMDMERVQAWLDKGAQPTDRIARMLEAAGVRAKTERNNPKKAVPGKKAQERAEEKAAKAAEAAEAAEAPADAE, from the coding sequence ATGGCAATGAAAATTCGTCTGGCCCGCGGCGGCTCTAAAAAGCGTCCCTTCTACCGCATCGTGGCTGCTGACAGCCGCATGCCCCGTGACGGTCGCTTCATCGAGAAGCTCGGCACCTACAACCCGCTGCTGCCGAAAGACAGCGAAGAGCGCGTGAAAATGGACATGGAGCGCGTTCAGGCATGGCTCGACAAGGGCGCCCAGCCCACCGACCGTATCGCCCGGATGCTGGAAGCCGCCGGTGTGCGCGCCAAAACCGAACGCAACAACCCCAAGAAAGCTGTTCCCGGCAAGAAAGCTCAGGAGCGCGCTGAAGAGAAAGCCGCCAAGGCCGCCGAAGCTGCTGAAGCCGCTGAAGCACCCGCAGACGCGGAATAA
- a CDS encoding F0F1 ATP synthase subunit C, whose translation MEGDIAQLGQFIGAGLAAIGSGAAAIGVGHVAGNFLAGALRNPSAAAGQTATLFIGIAFAEALGIFSFLVALLLMFAV comes from the coding sequence ATGGAAGGCGATATCGCACAACTCGGTCAGTTCATCGGCGCAGGCCTGGCAGCAATCGGTTCCGGCGCAGCCGCAATCGGTGTGGGCCACGTAGCCGGCAACTTCCTGGCAGGCGCTCTGCGCAACCCGTCGGCAGCCGCCGGCCAGACCGCAACTCTCTTCATCGGCATCGCCTTTGCAGAAGCTCTGGGCATCTTCTCGTTCCTGGTCGCTCTGCTGCTGATGTTCGCTGTCTAA
- the rpiB gene encoding ribose 5-phosphate isomerase B: protein MADTKRIVLSSDHAAIDMRQAIAKHIEAQGWEVVDIGPTTPESTHYPKHGEAAAQKVASGDCDLGIILCGTGQGIMMAANKVKGIRCGVCSDPFSARMIREHNDANILSIGARVVGEGLALEIADAFLSAEFEGGRHATRVDMIKEIEA from the coding sequence ATGGCAGACACCAAACGTATCGTTCTTTCCAGCGATCATGCCGCGATCGACATGCGGCAGGCCATCGCCAAGCATATCGAGGCACAGGGCTGGGAGGTGGTTGACATCGGCCCGACCACGCCGGAAAGCACCCATTACCCCAAGCACGGCGAAGCAGCGGCGCAGAAAGTGGCTTCGGGCGATTGCGACCTGGGCATCATCCTTTGTGGCACCGGGCAGGGCATCATGATGGCCGCGAACAAAGTCAAAGGCATCCGCTGCGGCGTTTGCTCTGACCCGTTTTCGGCCCGGATGATCCGCGAACACAACGATGCCAATATCCTGTCGATCGGTGCCCGCGTGGTGGGTGAAGGTCTGGCGCTGGAGATCGCTGACGCTTTTCTGTCTGCCGAATTCGAAGGTGGCCGCCACGCAACACGCGTCGACATGATCAAAGAGATCGAGGCCTGA
- a CDS encoding GNAT family N-acetyltransferase — MPATIPTIETKRLILRGPEPEDYPNFKATFSSYRARFMGGPLNPYESWMLYAAEIGHWQIRGFGMWMIHDKVTDETYGMAGGWKPAGWPEREIAWIIWPEKAGKGYALEATSAARRYFYDTLGWDGAVSYIDPKNLDSIRLAERLGAKKDNDAETIDGSDAVYRHPSPEVLKGSQIAHGIEMEISHYADPLFKPKGWAID; from the coding sequence ATGCCAGCCACCATCCCGACCATTGAAACCAAGCGTTTGATCCTGCGCGGCCCCGAGCCCGAGGATTATCCGAACTTTAAGGCGACATTTTCGTCTTATCGCGCGCGTTTCATGGGCGGGCCGCTGAACCCGTATGAATCCTGGATGCTGTATGCCGCTGAAATCGGCCACTGGCAGATCCGCGGCTTTGGCATGTGGATGATCCACGACAAGGTCACGGACGAGACCTACGGCATGGCGGGCGGCTGGAAACCCGCAGGCTGGCCCGAGCGTGAAATCGCCTGGATCATCTGGCCTGAAAAGGCTGGAAAGGGCTACGCGCTGGAGGCGACCAGCGCCGCGCGGAGATATTTCTACGACACCTTGGGCTGGGATGGGGCGGTCAGCTACATCGACCCCAAGAACCTCGATTCCATCCGCCTGGCCGAACGCCTTGGCGCCAAGAAGGACAATGATGCCGAGACCATCGACGGCAGCGACGCGGTCTACCGGCATCCCTCGCCCGAGGTGCTGAAGGGCAGCCAGATTGCCCATGGCATCGAGATGGAAATCAGCCACTACGCCGACCCGCTGTTCAAACCGAAAGGATGGGCCATTGACTGA
- a CDS encoding prolyl-tRNA synthetase associated domain-containing protein — MEAKVDATVDQHDDMPVSSDALLARLADWGLTYRLHEHVPLRTVEEAKTVEADMAEPGVSALKIKNLYLRDRKKRNYLISVEQDREVDLKALGKEIGAPGLSFGSADRLMEHLGIRPGAVSPLAMITGVEKNVTFYLDRAAQDVDVINMHPLVNDRTVVMPRGDLLAFFDRIGVAVNWI, encoded by the coding sequence ATGGAAGCGAAAGTGGACGCCACAGTCGATCAACATGATGACATGCCTGTTTCCTCGGACGCGCTCTTGGCGCGGCTGGCGGATTGGGGGCTGACCTACAGGCTGCATGAACATGTGCCGCTGCGCACCGTGGAAGAGGCCAAGACGGTCGAGGCCGACATGGCCGAGCCGGGTGTCTCGGCGCTGAAGATCAAGAACCTCTATTTGCGTGACCGCAAGAAGCGGAATTATCTGATCTCGGTCGAGCAGGACCGCGAGGTTGACCTCAAGGCACTGGGCAAGGAGATCGGCGCGCCCGGGCTCAGCTTTGGATCGGCAGACCGGTTGATGGAGCATCTGGGCATCCGGCCCGGCGCTGTCAGCCCGCTGGCGATGATCACCGGCGTCGAAAAGAACGTGACATTCTATCTGGATCGCGCCGCGCAGGACGTGGATGTGATCAACATGCATCCGCTGGTCAACGACCGCACCGTGGTCATGCCGCGCGGTGATCTTCTGGCATTCTTCGACCGCATCGGGGTTGCGGTAAACTGGATCTGA
- a CDS encoding FMN-dependent NADH-azoreductase, translated as MTKTVLHIDSSARREGSVSRDLSAKIVDRLAADTVVRRDLATPLPMLSEDWINANFTPADQRSDEQKQLLAQSDALVEELKAADTLVIGAPIYNFAVASSLKAWIDLVARVGVTFKYTDQGPVGLLEGKRAIIALASGGTEIGSSIDFASGYLRYMLGFMGITDVEIVAADTLAVDADAALARANTQIESLAA; from the coding sequence ATGACCAAGACCGTATTGCATATCGACTCCTCGGCCCGCCGCGAAGGTTCGGTGTCCCGTGACCTCAGCGCCAAGATCGTTGACCGCCTGGCAGCAGACACAGTTGTCCGCCGCGATCTGGCCACGCCGCTGCCGATGCTGAGCGAGGACTGGATCAACGCCAACTTCACACCGGCCGATCAGCGCAGCGACGAGCAGAAACAGCTTCTGGCCCAGTCCGATGCCTTGGTGGAAGAACTGAAAGCCGCAGACACACTGGTCATCGGCGCGCCGATCTACAACTTTGCCGTTGCTTCCAGCCTCAAGGCCTGGATCGATCTGGTTGCCCGCGTCGGCGTGACCTTCAAATACACCGATCAAGGCCCGGTTGGCCTGCTGGAGGGCAAGCGCGCGATCATCGCCCTCGCCTCCGGCGGCACCGAAATCGGCTCTTCCATCGACTTTGCCTCCGGGTACCTGCGCTACATGCTGGGCTTCATGGGCATCACCGACGTCGAAATCGTGGCAGCTGACACGCTGGCCGTCGATGCGGATGCAGCCCTGGCGCGCGCCAACACCCAGATCGAGTCGCTGGCGGCCTGA
- a CDS encoding LysR family transcriptional regulator yields MENWDEVRTAYQVARMGTVSGAAEVLGVHHATVIRHIDAIEARMGVKLFQRHARGYTPTEAGQDLLRVAQTTDDQFSQLAGRLKGQGDEVTGELVVTSLSSLSHLLVPVLTEFQQMHPGLIIRYLTGERLFRLEYGEAHVALRAGNAPDQPDNVVQPFLSQRVGLFATQSYVDKHGMLNGVEDLPNHRFVGSDNADSRAPFNRWLRDHTTPETIMFRCTDGVAMQEAILADAGIGFMSLWEAARHSNLVPMMEPLKEWEGSLWLVTHVDLHRTNKVQSFLKFLKERSKEWVA; encoded by the coding sequence ATGGAAAACTGGGATGAGGTGCGTACGGCCTATCAGGTGGCTCGCATGGGAACGGTCAGCGGCGCGGCAGAGGTTCTGGGGGTCCACCACGCCACGGTCATCCGCCATATCGACGCAATCGAAGCCCGGATGGGGGTGAAACTGTTCCAGCGTCACGCGCGCGGCTATACCCCGACCGAAGCGGGGCAGGATCTGCTGCGGGTGGCGCAGACCACGGATGATCAGTTCAGCCAGCTGGCCGGGCGGCTCAAAGGGCAGGGGGATGAAGTCACGGGTGAACTGGTGGTGACCTCTCTGTCGTCCCTGTCGCATCTTCTGGTGCCGGTGCTGACCGAGTTCCAGCAGATGCATCCTGGATTGATCATCCGCTATCTGACCGGTGAGCGCCTGTTTCGGCTGGAGTATGGTGAGGCGCATGTGGCGCTGCGGGCAGGCAATGCCCCCGATCAGCCCGACAACGTGGTACAACCCTTCCTGAGTCAGCGAGTGGGGCTGTTCGCCACCCAGAGTTACGTGGATAAGCACGGCATGCTGAACGGTGTCGAGGATCTGCCGAACCACCGTTTCGTCGGCAGCGACAACGCAGACAGCCGGGCGCCCTTTAACAGGTGGCTGCGGGATCACACGACGCCCGAGACGATCATGTTCCGCTGCACGGACGGTGTTGCGATGCAGGAGGCCATTCTTGCCGATGCCGGGATCGGTTTCATGTCCCTGTGGGAAGCCGCCCGGCACAGCAATCTGGTGCCGATGATGGAGCCGTTGAAGGAGTGGGAAGGCAGCCTGTGGCTGGTCACCCATGTCGATCTGCACCGCACCAACAAGGTGCAGAGCTTCCTGAAGTTCCTGAAGGAAAGGTCGAAAGAATGGGTGGCCTGA
- the ffh gene encoding signal recognition particle protein, with amino-acid sequence MFENLSERLSGVFDRLTKQGALSEEDVKTALREVRVALLEADVSLPVAREFVKKVQNQATGQAVTKSVTPGQQVVKIVHDALVETLQGEGDPGALKIDNPPAPILMVGLQGSGKTTTTGKLAKRLKEKDGKKVLMASLDVYRPAAMDQLAVLGTQIGVDTLPIVQGQKPVDIAKRAKQQAALGGYDVYMLDTAGRLQIDEVLMQEVEDVRDVVSPRETLLVVDGLTGQVAVEVAEEFDAKIGISGVVLTRMDGDGRGGAALSMRAVTGKPIRFVGLGEKMDAIETFEPDRIAGRILGMGDIVALVEKAQETIEAEQAERMMKRMMKGHFNMNDLKMQLEQMLQMGGMQGMMQMMPGMAKMAKQVEDSGMDDKVLKRQIAMIQSMTKKERANPALLQASRKKRIAAGSGMEVSDLNKLLKMHRQMADVMKKMGKMGKGKMLKQAMKGMFGKGGGMPDMAGGLPGGMDPSQMDPKALEAAAKAMGGKGGLPGGLPGLGGMGGLPGGLSGFGKKK; translated from the coding sequence ATGTTTGAAAATCTATCCGAACGCCTTTCCGGTGTATTTGACCGGCTGACGAAACAGGGCGCCCTGTCCGAGGAAGACGTCAAGACCGCCCTGCGCGAGGTGCGCGTCGCGCTGCTGGAGGCGGACGTATCGCTGCCGGTCGCCCGCGAATTCGTCAAGAAGGTGCAAAACCAGGCCACCGGTCAGGCCGTGACCAAATCGGTCACCCCCGGCCAGCAGGTCGTCAAGATCGTGCACGATGCGCTGGTCGAGACTCTGCAGGGCGAAGGCGATCCCGGCGCGCTAAAAATCGACAACCCGCCCGCACCGATCCTGATGGTCGGTCTGCAGGGCTCGGGTAAGACCACCACCACCGGTAAGCTGGCCAAACGGCTGAAGGAAAAAGACGGCAAGAAGGTCCTGATGGCCTCGCTCGACGTCTATCGTCCGGCGGCGATGGACCAGCTGGCTGTTCTCGGCACCCAGATCGGCGTCGACACCCTGCCCATCGTACAGGGCCAGAAACCCGTCGACATCGCCAAGCGCGCCAAACAGCAGGCGGCCTTGGGTGGTTATGACGTCTATATGCTGGATACCGCCGGCCGCTTGCAGATCGACGAAGTCCTCATGCAGGAAGTCGAAGACGTGCGCGATGTCGTCTCGCCGCGTGAAACCCTGCTGGTCGTCGACGGTCTGACCGGTCAGGTCGCGGTCGAAGTCGCCGAGGAGTTCGACGCCAAGATCGGCATCTCCGGCGTGGTCCTCACGCGGATGGACGGCGACGGTCGCGGCGGTGCGGCGCTGTCGATGCGCGCCGTCACCGGCAAGCCGATCCGCTTTGTCGGCCTGGGCGAGAAGATGGACGCCATCGAAACCTTTGAACCGGACCGGATCGCGGGCCGGATTTTGGGAATGGGCGACATCGTTGCGCTGGTCGAAAAGGCCCAGGAAACCATCGAGGCCGAACAGGCCGAGCGTATGATGAAGCGCATGATGAAGGGTCATTTCAATATGAATGACCTGAAGATGCAGCTGGAACAGATGCTCCAGATGGGCGGCATGCAGGGTATGATGCAGATGATGCCCGGCATGGCAAAGATGGCCAAACAGGTCGAGGATTCCGGCATGGACGACAAGGTGCTGAAGCGCCAGATCGCCATGATCCAGTCGATGACCAAGAAAGAACGCGCTAACCCTGCCCTGTTACAGGCCTCGCGCAAGAAACGCATCGCGGCCGGCTCCGGCATGGAGGTCTCCGACCTCAACAAGCTTCTGAAGATGCACCGCCAAATGGCGGATGTGATGAAGAAGATGGGCAAGATGGGCAAAGGCAAGATGCTGAAACAGGCCATGAAGGGCATGTTTGGCAAAGGCGGCGGTATGCCCGATATGGCAGGTGGTCTGCCCGGCGGCATGGATCCCAGCCAGATGGACCCCAAGGCGCTGGAAGCCGCAGCCAAGGCGATGGGCGGCAAGGGTGGCCTGCCCGGCGGTCTGCCAGGTCTTGGCGGCATGGGCGGACTGCCCGGTGGTCTCTCCGGTTTTGGCAAGAAGAAGTAA
- a CDS encoding GNAT family N-acetyltransferase, which produces MTVTIPTIETERLILRAPELSDFDVMCEFYASERATYVGGQMKPEQVWRHLACEIGHWHMLGYGRWMVDEKSTGKVAGNIGLWNPHGWPEPEIGWDLFEGFGGKGYATEAATAARSFAYDVLGWDTVISLVNPENHASRAVAKRLGARRDGDYTHPRLGTLELWRHLSPAEVTDGGMEAYA; this is translated from the coding sequence ATGACCGTGACTATTCCCACCATCGAAACCGAACGCCTGATCCTGCGCGCGCCGGAACTGTCGGACTTCGACGTGATGTGCGAATTCTATGCGTCCGAACGCGCCACCTACGTCGGCGGCCAGATGAAGCCCGAGCAGGTCTGGCGCCACCTCGCCTGCGAGATCGGTCACTGGCACATGCTGGGCTACGGCCGCTGGATGGTGGATGAAAAATCCACCGGCAAGGTTGCGGGCAACATTGGCCTGTGGAACCCGCATGGCTGGCCCGAGCCGGAAATCGGCTGGGACCTGTTCGAAGGTTTCGGCGGCAAAGGCTACGCCACCGAGGCGGCAACAGCTGCGCGCTCTTTTGCTTATGACGTTCTGGGGTGGGACACCGTGATCAGCCTGGTGAACCCGGAAAACCACGCCTCGCGCGCGGTGGCAAAACGCCTGGGTGCGCGCCGCGATGGTGATTACACCCATCCGCGCCTTGGCACGCTGGAGCTTTGGCGTCACCTGTCCCCGGCAGAGGTCACCGACGGCGGCATGGAGGCTTATGCCTGA
- a CDS encoding F0F1 ATP synthase subunit A, giving the protein MGKIFFYAALALALVAGVVFAPEHAALAIHPMDQFIVTPLFGGDHISWYTPTNVTLWMGLAVVAVFALLVLGSSRRAIVPSRAQSVAELAYGFIYKMVEDVAGKDGVKFFPYIMTLFMFIVMANFLGLLPMSFTTTSHIAVTAVLAALVFFTVTIVGFVKNGAGFLGLFWVSSAPLPLRPILAIIELISYFVRPVSHSIRLAGNVMAGHAVLKVFAGFAAALGAFSFLPIFAITAVYALEVLVAFIQAYVFTILTCVYLKDALHPSH; this is encoded by the coding sequence ATGGGCAAGATTTTCTTTTACGCGGCACTGGCGCTGGCCCTTGTAGCAGGGGTTGTGTTTGCACCCGAGCATGCCGCCCTGGCGATCCACCCGATGGATCAGTTCATCGTGACCCCGCTGTTCGGCGGTGACCACATTTCCTGGTACACCCCCACCAACGTGACCCTGTGGATGGGCCTCGCAGTCGTCGCAGTCTTCGCGCTGCTGGTTCTGGGCTCTTCGCGCCGCGCCATCGTGCCGAGCCGCGCCCAGTCGGTTGCGGAACTGGCCTACGGCTTCATCTACAAGATGGTTGAAGACGTTGCAGGCAAGGACGGTGTGAAGTTCTTCCCCTACATCATGACCCTGTTCATGTTCATCGTGATGGCGAACTTCCTGGGTCTGCTGCCTATGTCCTTCACCACCACCTCCCACATCGCCGTGACCGCGGTTCTGGCTGCGCTGGTGTTCTTCACCGTGACCATCGTCGGTTTCGTCAAGAACGGCGCCGGTTTCCTGGGCCTGTTCTGGGTGTCGAGCGCGCCGCTGCCGCTGCGCCCCATCCTGGCCATCATCGAACTTATTTCCTACTTCGTTCGCCCCGTCAGCCACTCCATTCGTCTTGCGGGTAACGTCATGGCTGGCCACGCGGTTCTGAAGGTGTTCGCAGGTTTTGCCGCTGCTCTGGGCGCATTCAGCTTCCTGCCGATCTTTGCCATCACCGCAGTTTACGCTCTCGAAGTTCTTGTGGCCTTCATCCAGGCCTACGTCTTTACCATCCTGACTTGCGTGTACCTCAAGGACGCACTGCACCCGAGCCACTAA
- a CDS encoding chorismate mutase yields the protein MSNDPVARAAEILKGHRESIDRLDAILVYTLGERFKHTQAVGKLKAEHDLPPSDPAREAKQIARLEDLATQADLDPEFAKAFLNFIIDEVIRHHKKHQE from the coding sequence ATGAGCAATGATCCTGTTGCACGCGCCGCCGAAATCCTGAAAGGGCACCGCGAAAGCATCGACCGGCTGGACGCGATCCTTGTCTATACCCTCGGCGAGCGCTTCAAGCACACCCAGGCAGTGGGCAAGCTGAAAGCCGAACACGACCTTCCCCCGTCCGATCCGGCCCGCGAGGCAAAGCAGATCGCACGGCTTGAAGACCTGGCAACTCAGGCGGACCTCGACCCTGAATTTGCCAAGGCGTTCCTGAACTTCATCATTGATGAGGTCATTCGCCACCATAAGAAACACCAAGAATAA
- a CDS encoding AtpZ/AtpI family protein: protein MAPVTDDDQKQRMAQLEAKLAEARKAQEPKPRVDEHYSLANQAWRMVIELVAGLGIGFGIGYGLDHLFGTLPIFMVLFIMLGLAAGVKTMLRTAQEIQNEKLAEEADKNAQDRG from the coding sequence ATGGCGCCCGTGACAGATGACGACCAAAAGCAGCGCATGGCGCAGCTGGAGGCAAAGCTGGCGGAGGCGCGTAAGGCCCAGGAGCCCAAGCCGCGCGTGGATGAACACTACTCTCTGGCCAATCAGGCCTGGCGGATGGTGATCGAATTGGTAGCCGGTCTCGGGATCGGCTTTGGCATCGGATACGGGCTGGACCACCTGTTTGGAACCCTGCCCATCTTCATGGTGCTGTTCATAATGCTGGGGCTTGCCGCCGGGGTGAAGACGATGCTTCGCACGGCGCAGGAGATCCAGAACGAGAAACTGGCCGAAGAGGCCGACAAAAATGCGCAAGACCGGGGCTGA